The Salvia miltiorrhiza cultivar Shanhuang (shh) chromosome 1, IMPLAD_Smil_shh, whole genome shotgun sequence genome has a window encoding:
- the LOC131005909 gene encoding 7-deoxyloganetic acid glucosyl transferase-like, protein MRCEQGQDLPPHVLIFPYPLQAHLNSMLNLAHLFCLFDFHVTFIISDFNHRRLLEHTTAVTAFARYPGFEFRALPDGLPDDHPRAGERVNDLMFSMEKVTVPLFKKMMVQENFLGGAARRRVTCFVADAMSFAPDFAREHQLPLILFHTASASFSWSHFCFPQLLQAQDIPFRGKSMDELVESVPGMEGFLRRRDLPSHYRVDDVNDPILQALTERLTAKEMVIFNTCEDLEGPIVAEIQKHVPRIFSIGPIHEQIKSRLTEKKADVSIIKANLWAEDQSCIEWLDAQPPKSVIYVSFGSITLMTREQVLEFWHGLLNSSQRFLWVIRPDSIIGNEGNDQVLEELMEISKEKGLLVEWAPQEKVLNHPAVGGFLTHSGWNSTLESIVAGVPMICWPYFADQTINSRLASEVWKIGLDIKDTCDRLIIEKAVRDLMEVRKDEFLENAENMAKFVKKSVSKGGSSYTNMDNLVQYIKSLII, encoded by the exons TTCATCATCTCCGACTTCAACCACCGCCGCCTCCTCGAGCACACCACCGCCGTCACCGCCTTCGCCCGCTACCCGGGGTTCGAGTTCCGGGCTCTCCCCGACGGCCTACCTGACGACCACCCCCGCGCCGGGGAGCGAGTCAATGACCTCATGTTCTCCATGGAAAAAGTCACGGTGCCGCTCTTCAAGAAAATGATGGTCCAGGAGAATTTCTTGGGCGGCGCCGCCCGTAGACGCGTGACTTGCTTCGTTGCAGATGCTATGAGCTTCGCCCCCGACTTTGCTAGAGAGCATCAGCTTCCGCTCATCCTCTTCCATACTGCTAGTGCCTCCTTCTCCTGGTCTCATTTTTGCTTTCCTCAGCTGCTTCAAGCTCAAGATATTCCTTTCCGAG GAAAATCGATGGATGAATTAGTTGAAAGTGTACCCGGAATGGAAGGTTTTCTCCGACGACGCGACCTTCCGAGTCATTACCGTGTTGACGATGTAAACGACCCTATTCTTCAAGCATTAACAGAGAGGCTAACTGCGAAGGAAATGGTCATATTTAACACTTGTGAAGATCTCGAGGGGCCGATAGTTGCAGAAATACAGAAGCATGTGCCGAGAATTTTCTCCATCGGTCCAATCCATGAGCAAATTAAATCCAGACTGACGGAGAAGAAGGCGGATGTGTCGATCATCAAGGCGAATCTATGGGCGGAAGACCAGAGCTGCATCGAGTGGCTGGATGCGCAGCCGCCTAAATCTGTCATCTATGTGAGCTTCGGGAGCATAACACTTATGACGAGAGagcaagtgttagagttctggCACGGTTTGCTCAACAGTTCGCAGAGATTCTTGTGGGTGATAAGGCCGGATTCCATCATCGGGAATGAAGGAAATGATCAAGTTTTGGAGGAATTAATGGAAATTAGTAAAGAAAAGGGTTTGTTGGTGGAGTGGGCACCGCAGGAAAAAGTGCTCAACCACCCTGCGGTGGGCGGGTTTCTGACACACAGTGGATGGAACTCAACTCTCGAGAGCATTGTAGCCGGCGTGCCAATGATATGTTGGCCTTATTTTGCCGATCAAACCATTAATAGTAGGTTGGCGAGTGAGGTTTGGAAGATTGGATTGGACATAAAAGATACTTGTGATAGATTGATTATTGAGAAGGCGGTGAGGGATTTGATGGAAGTGAgaaaagatgagtttttggaAAATGCAGAGAATATGGCTAAGTTTGTGAAAAAATCTGTTAGTAAAGGTGGTTCGTCGTATACTAATATGGATAACCTGGTTCAATATATCAAGTCATTGATAATTTGA